Proteins encoded within one genomic window of Agelaius phoeniceus isolate bAgePho1 chromosome 9, bAgePho1.hap1, whole genome shotgun sequence:
- the LOC129122898 gene encoding uncharacterized protein LOC129122898, whose product MRSRPLIDRFRRKPLRTPKTRICSGSGGSTCVRPGPQRRRHPEPGEAAAELGGGSRPGCQQRGCEAVPEAELPKDLPAACLKSLEHGADCSRHRDAGCEQEGNELCSIRGIVNEPQHPQQGPAAAVPHLPGAQEASWHKHRDSTCEHAVSADVENGFCTSDGSVREPLAPQGTSATKNEHKRNLRRFLGEWIRGHPVGTAVLILLLLVLVLALGVALAVLAAPQVPVTAATPLLALGCPHGWVGYMGVCYYFSRDYSTWEQGEERCSELGASLAIAKDEEAMDLLSRLCGNVDYWLGQHRRGERLHWGDGSSYSSRVPVLGNSQCVYLADKRLRSDNCSNERPYLCSKAPAPLL is encoded by the exons ATGCGTTCCCGCCCGCTGATTGATCGATTCCGCCGGAAGCCATTACGCACTCCAAAAACGAGAATTtgcagcggcagcggcggctCCACGTGTGTCCGCCCGGGACcgcagcggcggcggcaccCGGAGCccggcgaggcggcggcggagctcggAGGCGGCTCCAGGCCAG GGTGCCAGCAGCGCGGCTGTGAAGCTGTGCCCGAGGCCGAGCTCCCAAAGGATCTGCCAGCAGCATGCCTGAAGTCTCTGGAGCACGGTGCTGATTGTTCCAGGCACAGAGATGCCGGCTGTGAGCAGGAGGGGAATGAACTCTGCTCCATTCGTGGAATTGTGAATgagccccagcatccccagcagggaccagcAGCCGCGGTTCCACACCTGCCTGGGGCCCAAGAAGCCTCTTGGCATAAGCACAGGGATTCCACTTGTGAGCATGCAGTGAGTGCAGATGTGGAGAATGGATTCTGCACCAGTGATGGGAGTGTGAGGGAGCCCCTGGCTCCCCAGGGCACATCAGCAACCAAGAATGAACACAAAAGGAACCTCAGAAGATTCCTGG GTGAATGGATCAGGGGCCATCCCGTGGGCACGGCGGTGCtgattctgctgctcctggtgctggtgctggctttgggggtggccttggctgtgctggcag caccacaggtTCCAGTCACAGCTGCGACTCCGCTGTTGGCTCTGGGCTGTCCCCATGGCTGGGTTGGGTACATGGGGGTCTGCTACTACTTCTCACGGGATTACAGCACCTGGGAGCAGGGTGAGGAACGGTGCTCCGAGCTCGGGGCCTCCCTGGCCATTGCCAAGGATGAGGAGGCCATG GATTTGCTCTCCCGCCTCTGTGGGAACGTCGATTACTGGCTCGGGCAGCACAGACGGGGCGAGCGCCTGCACTGGGGGGACGGCAGCAGCTACAGCTCCCG GGTTCCTGTCCTCGGCAATTCCCAGTGTGTGTACCTGGCTGACAAGAGATTGAGGAGTGACAACTGCTCCAATGAGCGGCCGTATCTCTGCAGCAaggccccagctcccctgttgtag